DNA sequence from the Candidatus Brocadiia bacterium genome:
GCTACCGAACGCTGGCTGAAGCGGCCCAGGATATGATTTATATCGTTGACCTCAACGGCACAGTCCAATATGTCAATACCTTTGCGGCGACCACTCTTCATAAAAATCAGGCGGAATTGGTAGGCCAGAAACTGGAAAAATTATTTCCGCCTGAAACTAGCCGGCGATTCAAGTCCAACATCCAGACTGTTTTTGACAGCGGCGAACCATTATATGTCCGAGCCAAAACGACTTATCCTAATGGCGAACTGTGGCTGGGCAGCTGGCTGGCCCCGATAAAGAATACCGCTAAAAAAGTAACAGCGGTTATGGGTATATCCAGAGATATCACATCCCAAGAACAAACTGAGAATGCACTGCATGAAAGTGAAGAAAAATATCGCAATTTAGTGGAAAACATCCAGGACGGTATTTTTGTCATCCAGGATGAAAAAATACAATTCGCAAACGACGCCTTTATAAAAGCAACCGGCTACCCGGCCGAAGAAGTCATCGGGGCAAGTTTCACTAAATTCATCGCGCCCGAAGACGTGGCCATGGTTTCGGAACGTTATACCAAAAGACAGTCCGGGGAAACCACCCCCAAGGAATATGAATTTAATATCTTGCAAAAAGACGGCCGGACCAAACTAACGGTTAACTTGACCGTCGGGCTGATCACCTACAAAAACCGGGTCGCCACGATGGGCACGGTCAAGGATATCACTGCGCGCAAGCGAACCGAATTCGAGCTGAAGCAAAGCTTTGATCGCTTGCATAAAACACTTAAAGGAATCGTTGATACCCTTTCTTCCCTTGCCGAAAAAAGAGACCCATACACTGCCGGCCACCAATACAATACGGCCCGCCTGGCGGAAGCCATAGCCAAGAAAATGAATCTTCCGGAAGAAAAAATAGAATGCATCCGGGTTGCCGGAATGCTTCATGATATCGGAAAAATTTCCGTTCCGGCGGAAATTTTACGCAAGCCGGGCAAATTAACCGAAACAGAAATGAACATCATCAAAATACATCCGCAGAGCGGATTTGAAATACTCCAGAATATCGAATTCCCCTGGCCAGTAGCCCTGGTAATCCATCAGCACCACGAACGTATGAACGGATCGGGATATCCGCTCGGCATTTCAGGTGAAGACATCCTTATTGAATCAAGAATACTGGGCGTGGCTGATGTGGTCGAGTCCATGGCATTAGAACGGCCGTACCGCTCGGTCATCGGGTTGGATGCCGCTCTTGATGAAATAACTAAAAATAAAGGGTTGCTTTATGATTCTGATGCGGTTGATGCCTGCGTCAGGCTGTTTAGAGAAAAAGGTTTTAAACTGGGATAATTAATAATCCTTGAATTCATCCTGCCGATTATTTATACTCGCCCGGAAAAGCATCGCTGTTTTAGAAAGGATGAACTATTATGCCTGTAAAAGTAATTGTTTTCCTGGGCATCGCTATTTTAGGCTGGGGAATTGCCGCGGTTATCGATAAACTGGCCTTAAAGCAGGGCGAACCGCTGATCGGGCTGACCGTCCGGGCGGCGGCCATCCTTTTTATGTTAATTACGGCCATTATCATAAACGGCAAGACCAAAGAACTCGTCTCGTTCGTCCAGAATGACATGCGCTCGGTGGTTTTATTTTCATTGAGCGGATTACTGTCCGGGTTCATCGCCATGCTGGCATATTACGCCGCCTTACAGCTGGCGCCGGCCAGTAAAGTGGTCCCCATAAGCTCAATCTACCCGCTGGTGACAGCCTTACTGGGAATATTTCTTCTTAAGGAATATATGTCCATCATCCAAATGGCCGGCGTTTTACTGGTTGTGGCCGGCGTATATCTCATCCAGTTCAAAATCAATTAATGGTTTCGTTATCAAATATCAAATTTGATGTCAAGGCCGTCTTTGCCGCGGCCCTGAGATCCGCCAATCCTTACAATGCCACCCTTAAACACCTGGCCAGGAACGGCCCAATTCTACAAATCGAAAAATACCAATATAACCTGGATAGGATTCGAAGTGTTTATGTCTTCGGCGCGGGCAAGGCCGCCCTATTGATGGCCCTGGCAACGGAGAAAATACTGGGCCGCTACTTGACCGGCGGTATAGTCTGCATCCCGGATAATTACCCGAAAAAACCGGCCCCAGATAAAATCAAGGTGCGCAGCTCAGCCCATCCCATCCCTGATAAGCAAAGCCTGCAATGGGCTATTGATATCAAAGAAATGCTCGGCAACCCGGCATCAAATGACTTGGTTATCTACCTTGCTTCAGGCGGCGGCTCGTCTTTGCTCACTATTCCGGCCGCCGGCAGCACATTAAAGGACGTACAGCAATTAACCGGCTTGCTCCTTAAATCCGGAGCCGATATCCGCGAAATGAATACCGTTCGCAAACATATCGATATGTTTAAGGGCGGCTGGCTGGCTCTTTATGCCCATCCGGCATCCCTGATTACCCTGGTTTTATCCGATGTCGTCGGCGATGAAATGAATATGGTCTCTTCCGGCCCGACCCTGCCCGACTCATCCACATTCAAGGACGTTTATAATATCCTCGTAAAATACGACATCTGGACTAAAACACCATATTCCATAAGCGAAAGAATCCTATTCGGAATGAAAGACGCCGCATTAGAAACCCCCAAACCGAAAGACAAGTATTTCTTCAACGCCAGGCCAATCCTTGTCGGTTCAAACAGCCTGGCTTTATCATCCGCCCGAACCAAGGCAAAATCACTCGGTTATGAGACTATTATTCTGCCTCAAGCTGTTACTGGCGAGGCGCGCATCGCGGCAAGTGTTAATGCTGAACAAACAATTAAACTGGCAAAATCAAGGACCAAACCATTGTTCATCATTTCCGGCGGAGAAACCGCCGTCACCGTCAAGGGTAACGGCACCGGCGGCCGTAACCAGGAATACGCCTTAGCCTTCGCCCTCCGGATGAAAAAGCTTAACTTCCATAACTTCATCTGCCTGAGCTGCAGCACGGACGGAATAGATAATGTAAAAGAAACTGCCGGAGCGATGGTTGACGACTCATCCGTCGACAAAGCTGTCGCTAAAGGATTGAATCCGTTTAAATTACTGAAAGGTAACGATTCCTACCATTTCCACAAGGCTATCGGCTCGCTTGTTAAAACCGGCCCGACCGGCACCAATGTGAACGATATCCAGATTACGGCTGTTTGGTAAATACCAAATCTCCTGTTTTTCTTGCTTTTATCCCTGCTTTTCTATACTACCCTTCAATCATTAATTATAAATACTTAAGAGGAGTAATTTATGCCCGAAGAAAAAGTAATGAATCGTTATTTGGTGGTTGTCGGCGCGGTGCTTATTCAATTAGCCTTGGGCGCCATATACGCCTGGTCGGTTTTTACCTCGCCGCTCAAAGAAGCCGGTTGGTCTAATTCCGACACGCAATATGTGTTTTCGGCCGGCTTGGCCTTCTTCGCCGTTGTCATGGTGTTGGCCGGACGCCTTATGCCCAAGATTGGTCCGCGCAAGCTGGCTATCTCCGGCGGTATTGTCCTTGGATTAGGTTACCTCTTCGGCGGTTTGGTCGGAGGAATAAGCAAACCTCTCGTCATTCTTTTTATCGGCGTTATCGGCGGCAGCGGCATCGGATTAGCCTATGTCGTGCCTATTGCCGTATGTATGCGTTGGTTCCCGGACAAGAAAGGGCTCATTACCGGCATCGCCGTGGCCGGATTCGGATTCGGCGCCATGCTATGGGTTAAGCTGGCCAGTGAATGGGGCGGTCTGATTGCCACCTATGGATTGAGCAATACCTTTGCTATTTACGGCGTTATTTTCTTCGTTATGGTAATTATCGGCGGTATCTGGATGGTCTTTCCGCCGGCAGGCTGGAAACCGGCCGGATGGGAACCACCAGCTCCCCAGGCGGGCAAGGCCTGCGGCGCAGTTGATTTTTCCTGCAGCGAGATGCTCAAAACCGGCCAATTCTTTATGATATTCATCATTTTCGTATTCAGCGCCGGAGCCGGTCTTATGACCATCGGGCTGATGAAGTTGTTCCCGACAAAAGCGCTTATGGCACAGTCGGGTATGAGTGAAGCCGCCGCTAAAGCCGTGGCCGGTACAGCTATGGCGGTTTTTTATTCATTAGCCAACGGATTGGGCCGTATTGTCTGGGGCATCATTTCCGATAAAATAGGGCGCAAACTCTCGATAATTATCATGACCACCACACAAGGCATATTTATGATTCTTTTCCAATGGTTTGCCGGAACAACCGGGTTATTATATCTGGGCGCCACCATGATCGGTTTCAATTTCGGCGGTAACTTCTCATTATTTCCGACTATCTGCGCGGATACCTTCGGTGCTAAATATATCGGCCAAAATTACGGCTGGGTATTCTTAGCTTACGGCATCGGCGGGATTTTTGGGCCTATCCTGGGCGGGAAACTCGGCGACCTTGGTAATTTCCCGCTGGCCTTTACTATTTGCGGTGTTCTCTGCTTGGCCGCTGCCGGTATATCTGCAATGCTTAAACCACCCATTAAAAAGGAAGCCATAGCCTCTTAAATAAATTATGGCTCGGTTGAATCGGCCATTGATTTGCCGGACTCAAAGACATCCGGCAGAGCGGTGGGATGCTTCCTGATATCACCCTTGTTGTCTATGCTTTGATAGAAACGTTCACCCTTATATTCAACGTTAATCGCATCAAAGAAATACTTCGCCGTAAGCTTGACGCCGTCAAAAAGCGACTGACCCTTGGTGCCGCCCGCCGAGATAAAGAACCCGGCTCGCTTCCGGCCCAAGTCTTGTTTGAGGATATGCTTACGCGCCCAAAGCGCCTGGGTCCGGTCAACCAACGCCTTCAGCTGTGACGGCAGGCCGTAAAAGAATACCGGCGCCGCCAAAACCACCATATCGGACTCCAAAAGCCGGCCGTAAATCCCGGTCATATCATCATCAAAGACACAATCACCCGTTTTAAAGCAGGCATTGCATTCGGTGCAGGGATATATGTTCAAATCACGGACGTGTAGTCTTTTTATATCCGCATCCGGCGCAACCGCCAGCACGCCCCGGAGGAATTCGTCCATCAAAATATCCGTATTGCCGCCGGCCCGCGGGCTCCCGTACAAAGCTGTTATTTTCATAAGCGTAACTTATCACTATTCCCGCCCCAGGCAAAATATATTGCTAATAATCTTTCTTGACTTCCGGCTGGTTTTTGATCTATTGATACGCTAAAAAAGGAGTCCCAATGAGTTACTTTTTCAATGCCGAGGAAATATTCCACGTGGCCATAGGCATCGAACAAAACGGCGAGGAATTCTACCTGGCTATGTCCAAACAGGCCGGAGATAAGAAGACCCAGGACGTCTGCCGCAGGCTGTCCGCCGAAGAACACTCTCACCGCCTGATGTTCGAACGCCTGCTTAATGAGTTCCTCAGCAAGAAAGGCTCCTTCCTCGAATTAAAGGAGCTCTCCGAAGATGACCTGAACTATATCAAATCCCTGTCCGACTCCAACGTTTTCATCCGCCCGGGCTATCTTAAGGAAGCGTCCGGAAACATAAAAACGGCCCCGGACGTGGTTAATCTGGCCCTCGACTTCGAAAAAGATTCCATACTCTTCTTTATCCAGATGAAAAAGTTCACCCGCCCCGAATGGGGCCGGCCGGAACTCGACAAACTTATAGCACAGGAGCAGGAGCATATCCGACTCCTGACCGCTCTGTTAAAAGAGCTTGGTTAACCTGCGCCTTATAATATGACCCAGAAACAAAACCTGAAGCTTACCTTAATCTTCGGCCTGTTTTTCATCTCGCTAGGCGGCTGGCTGCTCCATCTGCGCATCCACTCGCCCTGGAACAACCAGGTCAACTATCTGCCCTTCATCATCGGGATTCTGAATATCGCGGTCGTGCCCTGGCTATTCCTGTCCCGGCGCACCCTGGCGCTAGGATACATCATCAACGGTATGAGCGTCATCTTCGGCATCATAATGATGGCCGACTTCTCGCTGGGCAAAATACCCCAGGCATTCACGGCCAAGGATATCATCCTCAACACCACCCTGGCCGACATCCTGCTGCTAATCGGCAAGTTCGCCGCCGGCAAAGCCTTATTCGACCTGGAGTTCACCGACCTGGCCAAAGATTTCCCGCTCCGTTCCAGGTTCGCCCGATACCCCAACCTGGGCTGGTGGCTGATTCATCTTGTCGCCATCGCCGCGGTATACTTCATCGGCAAGGAGGTCTTTTAATATGCGCCACTTTAAACTCGGCTCGCCCGGCTGGTTCATCCTGCATATCATAATTATTTCCTTGACTTTTTGGCTGGGCTCTGTTATAAGATTTTAATTAACCATATATTGAAAGGAGTTTATCAGATGAAAAAACATGTTTTAAGCGGACTGGTCGCGGGACTGGCTTTAAGCTTTATCGCGGGTTGCGGTTCTTCCAGCGTCTCTTCCTCATACACCAAGGACACCACCCCGGTGACCCAATACACCCCGCCGCCGGTTAACATCCAGGTCAAACGCATCGCCATCCTGCCCTTCAAGGACAAGACCACCAACAGCCCCATCAAGGGCGACGTCGGCAGTATGGCCGTCGACCAGCTCACCACCCTGCTGGTCAACACCGGCCGCTTTTCCGTAATCGAAAGGGAGCGCCTTGACGCCGTCCTCCAGGAACAGGGTCTGGCCGGCAAAGGCATGCTTGACCCCGCTACCGCCGCCCAGGTCGGTAAAATCCTCGGCGCCGAACTGGTCTTCACCGGCTCAATCACTAACTGGGAAGTCCGCGAGGCCAAAGAAGGCACCTTTGTCCTGCTCGGCGGCAGTTCCGCAAGAACCATCGATATCGACCTGGCCCTGGACGGCCGTATCATCAATACCACCACCAGCGAAATAATGTTCGCCGACTCCGGCGAAATCAAACGCCAGGAAAAAGTCACCGCCACAGCCGTCCTGAGCGGCTCACCCGGCGCCTATGTCAAACTGGACCAGTCCGTGGCCGGCAAACAGCTCCGGCTCGGCCTGGATGATATGCTTTCCAAAATTATTCCCAAGGTCGACGCGAAATTCTCCAGGTGATTTTATTGTAATTATCCTGCCAAGCCTTGCTTGGCTGGATCTAAGTGCCAATACGTCACTTTGTTTTTACTGGCACTAAAAGAAAGGCTTTTATGAACAACAGAATGAAACTGATGATGATGACATCGCTCTTAATCAGCGCGGTATTAATGCTCGGCTACGGCGGTATGTGCGGTAGCAGCAGCAAGTCGGACAGCGGCGACAGCGGCACTACGGCCCCGGCCGCCACCGGCATCGCCGTCGACCCCTACGTCGAAGGCGTCCAGTTCTTCGAAGACCTCGATAACGACAGCATCAAAGACGTCGGCGAACAACTCTCCAGCCTGTCCGATGCCAACGGCGTATTCACCTTCGCCGACCTGCTCACCCTGGGCTCGACCCTGACACTCAACCCCTCGGTCACCGGCACCCATAACGGCGTGGCTTTCACCGGCAAGATTAAACGGACCGTTGACACCATCACCGACACCCTGGTCACCTCGCCCCTGACCACACTGCTGGCCAACGGCTGGACCGAATCCGAGGTCGTCCTCATCCTGTCACAGGCCGGACTGACCGGCATCACCACGGCCGATATCAAATCCAACCCCATGGCCGGGATAGAAAACCTCGACGCCGCCACCCTGACCGAGGCCCATCTGATAAAGATCCGCGCCTCCATCGCCATCTATTCGTTCCTGTCGGTTATGGACAAGGTCATCACCAGCACCGGCATCACCATCAATTATAACGCCTTCGTAGCCAGCCCGACGGCCATAACCCTGCTCCAGAATATGGTCACCTCCATCAACAACGGGCTGTCCACCCAGATTCTGACCAGTATCGACACCGCCCTGGCCAGCGTCAATACCATGTTGGTAGGCATAGGCCAACCGACGCTTCCCAAGGTCACGGCCGGCGACGTCATCAGGGCGTCCGTGGCAATCTCCAACCACATTATCCCCAAGGTAATAGTCAACCTGGCTTATCTGCCCACCCAAATTGAGGTCACCAACTGGTCGTTCGACCTGGGCAAACGGTTCTATACCCTGAGGAATAAAACGCATACCAGCGTTCAAGGCGGAATTACTTACGGACAACTGACGCCGATTGGCACTGCCACAACCTTCATAATAGACGACTCCGGAACGGTAATCAACCAATAAATCAGTTGCGAGGCAACTATGGCTAAGTTAACTCATTACGCCCTGACCCTGTGCCTGCTGGCCCCGGTCCTGCTGGGCTGCGCCTCGACCTCGACCAGCACCGGCTATACCGATGATGACAGCAAATGCGGCATCTACCCCCCGCCGCCGGTCAACTTCGCCAAGAAACGGCTGGCCGTCATACCCCTGAGCGATAAGACCAGCCAGAAGTTCACCAAGACCAACCTCGGCTCCCAGGCCGTTGACATCGGCACCACCCTGCTCCTGGCCACAGAACGGTTCACCCTGGTCGAGCGCGAGAAAATGGACGCCCTGCTGGCCGAGCAAAAGCTGGTCGGCATCGTCGACCCGGCCACGGCCGCCAAGGCCGGCAAAATCCTGGGCGCCGACCTGATATTCACCGGCGCCGTCACCGACTTCGAAATCAAACGCTCCAAACGCGGCAACCATATCGGCATCCCCAGCATCGGCAAGATGCCCGCCTTCAACCTGGGCAAGGAAGTCCAGATAATGGAAATCTCAATGGCCGTTGACGGCCGCATCGTCGAAACCGAAACGGCCCGGGTCATCTTCGCCGACTCAGGCGAAATAAAGCGCGAGGAAAAAGCCGAGGGCTGGCATTTCGGACTGTATGATGGCGGCGGTTATTCCCAGACCGGTTCCATCAAGATTGACGAATCAGCCGCCGGCAAACAGCTCCGCTTCGCGCTCGATAACCTCATCCAGAAAATGGTGCCCAAGATAGACGCATTTTACACGGCCCAACCGGAACCGGCGACTGACAAAACCCGTACTAAACGCATAAAAGAATTACTCATCCAATTCTCTAGCGAAGGCATGGAAGACCACACCTATGCCGCCAGAACCATGGTCGAGATGGAAGCGGTCCCGGATATGATAAAACTGCTGGAAGACGCCGACCCGGATGTCCGCTCACTGTCAGCCTGGGCGCTGGGCGAACTAAGGGCCAAAGAAGCAGCCCCGGCCATCACCAAGCTTTTAGAAGACCCTGAGCCAAAAGTCCGCGAGGCCGCCAGGGAAGGACTACGGTTATTAGAACAGAAACCCGCACCGGTCCAGGAAACACTAGAGGAGACGGAAAAAACCAATTAATAAACGGCGCCTAAAGCGCCAGAAAGAGGTGGATTA
Encoded proteins:
- a CDS encoding EamA family transporter, producing MPVKVIVFLGIAILGWGIAAVIDKLALKQGEPLIGLTVRAAAILFMLITAIIINGKTKELVSFVQNDMRSVVLFSLSGLLSGFIAMLAYYAALQLAPASKVVPISSIYPLVTALLGIFLLKEYMSIIQMAGVLLVVAGVYLIQFKIN
- a CDS encoding DUF4147 domain-containing protein codes for the protein MVSLSNIKFDVKAVFAAALRSANPYNATLKHLARNGPILQIEKYQYNLDRIRSVYVFGAGKAALLMALATEKILGRYLTGGIVCIPDNYPKKPAPDKIKVRSSAHPIPDKQSLQWAIDIKEMLGNPASNDLVIYLASGGGSSLLTIPAAGSTLKDVQQLTGLLLKSGADIREMNTVRKHIDMFKGGWLALYAHPASLITLVLSDVVGDEMNMVSSGPTLPDSSTFKDVYNILVKYDIWTKTPYSISERILFGMKDAALETPKPKDKYFFNARPILVGSNSLALSSARTKAKSLGYETIILPQAVTGEARIAASVNAEQTIKLAKSRTKPLFIISGGETAVTVKGNGTGGRNQEYALAFALRMKKLNFHNFICLSCSTDGIDNVKETAGAMVDDSSVDKAVAKGLNPFKLLKGNDSYHFHKAIGSLVKTGPTGTNVNDIQITAVW
- a CDS encoding OFA family MFS transporter, which gives rise to MPEEKVMNRYLVVVGAVLIQLALGAIYAWSVFTSPLKEAGWSNSDTQYVFSAGLAFFAVVMVLAGRLMPKIGPRKLAISGGIVLGLGYLFGGLVGGISKPLVILFIGVIGGSGIGLAYVVPIAVCMRWFPDKKGLITGIAVAGFGFGAMLWVKLASEWGGLIATYGLSNTFAIYGVIFFVMVIIGGIWMVFPPAGWKPAGWEPPAPQAGKACGAVDFSCSEMLKTGQFFMIFIIFVFSAGAGLMTIGLMKLFPTKALMAQSGMSEAAAKAVAGTAMAVFYSLANGLGRIVWGIISDKIGRKLSIIIMTTTQGIFMILFQWFAGTTGLLYLGATMIGFNFGGNFSLFPTICADTFGAKYIGQNYGWVFLAYGIGGIFGPILGGKLGDLGNFPLAFTICGVLCLAAAGISAMLKPPIKKEAIAS
- a CDS encoding flavodoxin family protein; translated protein: MKITALYGSPRAGGNTDILMDEFLRGVLAVAPDADIKRLHVRDLNIYPCTECNACFKTGDCVFDDDMTGIYGRLLESDMVVLAAPVFFYGLPSQLKALVDRTQALWARKHILKQDLGRKRAGFFISAGGTKGQSLFDGVKLTAKYFFDAINVEYKGERFYQSIDNKGDIRKHPTALPDVFESGKSMADSTEP
- a CDS encoding ferritin family protein encodes the protein MSYFFNAEEIFHVAIGIEQNGEEFYLAMSKQAGDKKTQDVCRRLSAEEHSHRLMFERLLNEFLSKKGSFLELKELSEDDLNYIKSLSDSNVFIRPGYLKEASGNIKTAPDVVNLALDFEKDSILFFIQMKKFTRPEWGRPELDKLIAQEQEHIRLLTALLKELG
- a CDS encoding CsgG/HfaB family protein; this translates as MKKHVLSGLVAGLALSFIAGCGSSSVSSSYTKDTTPVTQYTPPPVNIQVKRIAILPFKDKTTNSPIKGDVGSMAVDQLTTLLVNTGRFSVIERERLDAVLQEQGLAGKGMLDPATAAQVGKILGAELVFTGSITNWEVREAKEGTFVLLGGSSARTIDIDLALDGRIINTTTSEIMFADSGEIKRQEKVTATAVLSGSPGAYVKLDQSVAGKQLRLGLDDMLSKIIPKVDAKFSR
- a CDS encoding CsgG/HfaB family protein, which translates into the protein MAKLTHYALTLCLLAPVLLGCASTSTSTGYTDDDSKCGIYPPPPVNFAKKRLAVIPLSDKTSQKFTKTNLGSQAVDIGTTLLLATERFTLVEREKMDALLAEQKLVGIVDPATAAKAGKILGADLIFTGAVTDFEIKRSKRGNHIGIPSIGKMPAFNLGKEVQIMEISMAVDGRIVETETARVIFADSGEIKREEKAEGWHFGLYDGGGYSQTGSIKIDESAAGKQLRFALDNLIQKMVPKIDAFYTAQPEPATDKTRTKRIKELLIQFSSEGMEDHTYAARTMVEMEAVPDMIKLLEDADPDVRSLSAWALGELRAKEAAPAITKLLEDPEPKVREAAREGLRLLEQKPAPVQETLEETEKTN